Below is a window of Culturomica massiliensis DNA.
GCTGACACTGATCTTCCGGTCTTCCAGCGGCTGTCTCATCACCTCGAGCGCAGATCTTTTGAATTCCGGAAGTTCATCAAGAAAAAGCACTCCGTTACAAGCCAGAGAAATTTCTCCCGGACGTGGAAAAGAGCCGCCACCGATCAAGGCAATGTCCGAAATAGTATGATGAGGCGACCGGAACGGACGTGTAGAAATAAGAGCGCTGTTGCGTTTTAACTTACCGGCAACCGAATGTATTTTGGTCGTTTCCAGAGATTCTTCTGTCGTCATCGGCGGTAAAATACCGGGAAGTCTGCGTGCCAGCATTGTTTTTCCGCTTCCGGGAGGCCCTATCATAAGCATATTGTGACCTCCTGCTGCTGCTATTTCCATGGCACGTTTTACGTTTTCCTGTCCCTTGACGTCTTTGAAATCGCAGGCTGTCAGTTCTGTATCGCCGATATTTGTTTGTGCGGGATCGAAAATAAAAGGGATGCCTTTGTCCTTTCCGTTGAGGAATGAGATCACTTCCCGGAGATGATGGAACCCGTAGACTTTTAATCCTTTTACAACAGATGCCTCATTGGCATTTTCGTAAGGCACGATCATATTTGTAAAACCGGCCGTCTGGGCATTGATGCTAATCGGAAGTACTCCTTTTACCGGAAGAAGTGTTCCGTCCAATGACAATTCTCCCATGATGACAAACTGCTCCAAACCCTCTGTCGGTATTTCTTCATTAGCAGCTAAAATGCCGATAGCCAGGGGAAGATCATAGGCAGAACCTTCTTTTTTTACGTCGGCGGGAGCCATATTTACAATGATACGCTTACCCGGTATACGGGACCCGATTTCACGTAAGGCTGAATCTACCCTTTGCTGGCTTTCTTTTACAGCATTATCAGGAAGGCCGACAATGATGAATTTTGCCCCCCAGAGAATATTTACCTCGATTGTAATGGTAGTCGCTTCGATACCATTAATGGCTCCTCCGAAAATTTTAACTAACATAGGCCTGAAATTGTATTTACGCGAGAATAAGTTAACACTTTTTTAGAAGAAAATCAAGGGATAGGTGCTGTCAATAGCTGAAATGATGATTTTTCTTCTGATCTGAAATCGCGGTTCTTCAGGGCCGGGCGGGCTTTTAGGCTTGATTTGAAATTAATACGACTTTTTCTCCGTCGAATACGGCATAACTGTACCAGGTAATCCAGTCGCCGGTATTGATATAATGGCTGTTACCGCCGAGAGATATGTCCAATGGTAAATGACGGTGACCAAAGATAAAATAGTCGTAATGCTCTTTTTGTAATTGTTGGCGGGCAAATAGTTCGATATCTTCTTGTTCGGCTCCCCGGTATTTGTCTGCTTCGACCTTCCCGTTGCCTTTCAGACGGGAATGGGATGACCATTTATGGGCGAGCGCAATTCCCCAATCGGGGTGGATGAGACGGAAACATTTTTGTAAAAAACGATTGTGGAAAATTTTTCGGATAAAAAGGTAACCTTTGTCCTTCGGGTCCAATCCGTCTCCGTGGCCGATATAGAATTTTTTACCGTCAATTTCAAATATTTCGTCGTGGGTATGAACAATTACACCACATTCCTGGGTTAAATAATCGAAAACCCAAACATCATGATTGCCTGTGAAAAAATGTACAGGTATGCCTCCATCCGTGAATTCGCAGATTTTCGCCAGAAACCGGACGAAACCTTTAGGTACAACCCGTTTATATTCGAACCAGAAATCAAAAATATCACCTAGTAAAAATAGAGTTCCGCACTCGTTTTTTATCGACTCCAGCCAATCGATCAGGCGTTTCTCCCTTTCCCGGTTATTGTTTAAGGCAGAGGCTCCCAAATGAGCATCCGAGACAAAGTAAATCTTTTTCCCGTCAGTCTGAATTGTCGATTTGTCTAACCTCATGGTACGGAATAATTAAGGTGCCGCCGGATGGAACCCTGTATTTATTTTAAGACATCCTGTAATCTGTCGCTTAAACGTTGCCCGTATAAATTTTTCCCGACAATATCGAATTTAGGGTCGATAATGTAATTGGCCGGAATACTCTGGACATTCCAGATCGAAGCGACGTAACTCTTCAGAGCCTGCGGGTCCCGGACACATTTCCATTTGATATCGTATAAACGTACGTATTCTTCCCAAAGGAGTTGGTTCTGATCCAGGCAAACCTGATAGATTTCTACGCCTTTGTTGCGATATTTGTTGTAGATGGTTTTTAATTCGTTGATATGAGCCTGACTTTCCGGAGTCCCCAATACAATGAAATCAAGTATAATAAACTTGCCCTTTAATGATTTGAGTGAAATATTGGTACCGTTGATATCCGGTAAATCAATGGCCGGTAAATCATTTTCAGAATTTACAATCAGTTCCCGCATTTTCATCGCTTGAATATTCTTTTTGATTTGTTCATAATGGGCAAGCAATGCTTTTGTGTATTGCGATTCCGGATACATAGCCATCATAGACGAAGCTACGATTTTGTAGGATTGTAGATCGTTTTCCGGAGTAAGAATAAAATTGTCTTTGCCTATTGTTTGATACAATGCGTAATAGGATGCCGGAGAAACAGCATGTTTGATGATAAAATCCTTAGAGAAACGGAATTGCTTCATAAATACAGAGTCCCATTCTGCGGCAATGGCAGTACGTTGAGCTAAGTTAGCCTTTTCGTCAGGAAGAGCTTCATAAATTTTTCTCAAAGAATCCAAAGCCCTTTGGGTCCTGTTCAATTGAAAATTTAATAATTTTATCCATTGGGAACCTTCCGAACCTTCTACCCAATAATTATTACTCAAATTATTGTAAGTACCGCTTAATTCGATTTTTTTGTCGGGTTCAGCCAATAATGTGATATGTTCTTTCTGACCGACACGTATGTTGTAAAAAGTCGGTTCGGTAACATTGATTTTAAAAGAAAACTCACCCTTTCGATTCGTTTTGGCCGAATCGGAAACAACGGTTTTATCGACATTCAGTTGTTCCAGATAAACTTTTTGCTTATCCGCTTCTTTAATCGTACCTTTAATTTCAACATTGTGGCTTTGACAGGAAGCGAGCAGAAAGATGACAATAGCGGCTCCGAAAATATGTTTAATCATGACGGTATTATTTATTTGCTGTTTACAGAGAATCATTCCGGATTGATGTAACTTATTTTTCCCCGAATGGATATCCCGATGCGCAAAGTTAAAAAAATAGGAGAAATATTCTTTCATTCGGGCTTTAGATTTGTGATTTTAATCAAATGATTCTATTGAAATTTATTTGATTTTTTCTATAAATTTTGCGAATTGCGAATTAAAAGATATTTTTGCAATAGATGAGAAAGAAAATGGCCAAAATATTGAATTTCTTTGTCTTGTTCATCCTTGCTGTAGCTTTGACAGGGGTGAATGTTTGTCGTTTCTATTGTACGCCTTGTGGACATGAATATATTTTGGTCAATACTTTTCCGCAGCCGGGCAAATGTTATTGTGACGTTTGCCGGCAGGGAGACTGCACGGCCATTGATAAATGTTGCAAAAACAAGAGCGTAGAGGGCTGTTGCGCCTGTCATAAAAAACAGGCACATAGCCATTCGGCTTGCGATCATGTATTTTATAAAATAACCGATGTTTTTCAGACAGAACCTGTTCTGGATATCCATTTTGTCGCGGTTTTGCCTGAAGATACTGAGTTTCAGGTCCTGCATTTCGATATTCTTACCGTTTTTATGCCGGACCATCGGAATATTGTTTCTTCTAAAGCTCCTCCTTTGGAGTGGTTGTGTACCTATCTTTGTTGATTTATTTCATTTTGTACGGTTGAATCCGGGTGTGGCCCGGAAAAGGATATGCTGTGTCCGTCAGAGACATTTGCATGGTCTGTTTATTTGAAAATGGGGGAATTTTCAAATAGTTAATCTTTAAATTTTCGAATGAAATGAAATATATTTTTTTTGTGTTGTGCTGGTGGTTAGCCGGGACATTGTCTGCACAACAACTGAAAGGGCGTGTATTGGAAGCCGGTAAAGACGGAAATGTCGGTTTACCCGGAGCGAATGTATATTGGCTTGGAATCCCGGGAGGAGTTGCGACGGACGTGGATGGAAATTTTGCAATAGAGAAAAGACCGAACGGACGGTTGATCATTAGTTTTGTCGGTTATGCTTCGGATACTTTAGAAATAGGGGAGAAAGATCACTATATAGAAGTGGTCTTGAAAGCAGGACATCAATTAGACGAAGCAAAAGTCTTCAAAAGGGGACAGACGACGATCATGAATACGAAGAGTCCTGTTATAGAACAAGTGATTACAGGCGAGGAATTGTGTAAGGCTGCTTGCTGTAATCTGGGAGAAAGTTTTACAACCAATGCCTCGGTTGATGTTTCTTATGCGGATGCCGTTACCGGTGCCAAACAGATACAATTGCTGGGCCTGAATGGGAAATATGTGCAGATGATGACGGAAAATATGCCTAATTTCAGGGGGGTGTCTGTACTCTATGGTTTGAACTATGTGCCCGGTCCTTGGATGAGTGCTATTTCTGTGTCGAAAGGTGTCGGTTCTGTGACGAATGGCTATGAAGCCATAGCCGGACAGATCAGTGTCGATTATAAAAAACCCCAGGGCAGTGAGAAATTTTATGTGAACTTGTACGGCAGCGACGAGGAAATGTTCGAATTCAATATGAATGGAAGTATTCATCTGAATGACAAATGGAGTACAGCGCTTTTAGTACACGGAGACTGGATGGAAAAAGAACATAGCATGCATCATAACGGTTTCCTGGATATGCCGAAAAAAGCACAGTATAATCTAATGAACCGTTGGGCTTATAAAACAGACGCCTGGTTTGTTCAATTCGGAGGTAAATTTTTGGATGAGAATCGTTTGGGAGGACAAAAAGGGTTCCGGGAAGAAATGCGGCATCAAATCGGAGAGGGAAATTTATACGGCATTAGTATAAACACCCGCCGGTATGAAGGTTTTTTAAAAGTCGGCTATTTAATGCCGCAATATGAAAATACCAGTATGGCCTTGCTTGTCAATTATACGGATCATGACCAGGAATCTTATTATGGTGGCTATGAATACGATGCCAGACAACGTTCGTTGTTTATGAATTATATTTATCAGTCGATTTTCGGTAACAATCCGAATCAGAAATTCTCCGCAGGAGCTTCCTTCAATTATGATAATTACGATGAGATATTCGGTGATTACAAGCGTACCGAGAACGGATTGGTAAAAAATACACCTGTGAATCCCCAAAGGGAAGAACGGGTAGGAGGTGTATTTTTCCAGTATACCGGTACATTTTGGACCAAACTGACATTGATGGCCGGTTTACGTTATGATTATCACAATCTGGCCGGAGGTTTTGTGACGCCCCGTTTTCATATAGCTTATATGCCGGATGAAATGACGACCTTGAAGTTTTCCGGTGGAAAAGGACGGCGGTATGCAGCCGTCCTGGCTGAAAATGCTTATTTATTAGCATCCGGCCGGTCTGTGAATGTAGCCGGACAATTGCTGTCCGGTCGTCCCGGAGCATTAAAGAATTTGGATATGGAAGAGGCCTGGAATTTCGGCGTTTTGTTAAATCGGAAGTTTTTACTTTTTGATAGGTTGCTGAATATAAATCTGGATTATTATCGTACGGATTTTTCACATCAGGTCGTTGCCGACAATGAAACCAGGCCGGGAATGATAAATTTTTACAATCTGGACGGCGATTCCTATTCCAATTGTTATCAGGTAGAAATTCGGTATGAATTGATTCCCCGGTTCGATATTATGGGAGCATATCGCTACAATGATGCCAGGATAACTTATTCTGCACCGGAAGGATTGCGTCGTGTCCGGACTCCGTTACAGAGCCGTTATAAAGGCTTGATCAATTTGTCTTATTATACAAATATGAAAAAATGGCAGTTTGACTTTACGACACAATTTAATGGACCGGGACGTTTGCCTGGAGGCAATCAGCAATTTGAATCGTTTCAGCTTATGAATGCTCAGGTAACGAAATTTTTCCGGAAATGGAGTATTTATGCCGGTTGTGAAAATATAGGAGACTTTACCCAAAAGCATCCCATAATTGCAGCAGATGCACCCTGGAGTGTTGATTTTGATGCGTCCCGGATTTGGGGACCTATCCACGGTCGTAAGTTTTATGTCGGACTGCGGTTCGGTTTTGACAGAGATTGAAACTCTATTTATAACATTAATACAATAAACTATGAAAGCGTTTAAATTATTTTTAGTAATGGCAATGGTTTTAGGACTTGCCTCGACAGTGAAAGCTGAGAAAAAAGAAGTTAAAACTGTTTTGTATCAGGTGGATTTACATTGTGCCACTTGTAAAGCAAAAGTGGAGAAGAATATCCCTTATGAAAAAGGAGTAAAAGATCTGGATGTCAACCTGGAAGCCAAGACGGTGAAAGTGACCTTCAGAGGAGATAAAAATACAACAGAAGGTATCCAGAAAGCGATTGAGAAACTCGGATTTAAAGTGACAGGAAGTCAGACGATCGACGAACCTTCAAAAGCAGCTACTGATGGGAAGAAGAAAGACGGGAAAAAGTAATAATATAGATTAAATGGAAATGCCCGTACCGGAAACGATACGGGCATTATTTTTAGCATTCGGATATTATAAATCCAGGTATTTACCTTCTTTATCAAAAGCGGCCAATGCTGCATTAACTCCCGGGGTATCTTCTTTGTAAGTTACGCCGAACCATTTTGCATCCGTTGGGATTACTTTAACCTTAGCGGCTTTTTCCTTTAACATTTGATCCACCACTTTCGGAATATAAAATTCTGATTTCAGGTTGTCTTTGTTTAACGGATAGAAATCTACGAATTGTTTTTCGATCTCTGCGAAAACAGTTGGTGTAAAGCCCCAGAAATTCATAGATACAACATCATCTGCATGCAGTACTTTACCTAACGCTTCATCTTTAATCGTACCGTCGGCTTGTGTTCCGATCTTCGTACATTCTGTAACAGCTGTCAAAAATCGGTCTTTATCTACTTCACATACACCTCTGGAAACGGTACCGTTTTCTGATAGAGTTGAAGCCAGACGATAACCGATCAGGCAGAATTCTTTCGGGTCCTGATTATTGGCTAAAAAGTCATGCGCTTTGATAAAAGCATCGCTTCCGTAAAAATCGTCAGCGTTCAATGCTGCGAATGGCTCGTTAATGGCGTCTTTGGCACACCAGATCGCATGAGCCGTTCCCCAGGGTTTCTCTCTGTCAATGGGAGGCATGCCACCGGGAAGCTTATTCATATCCTGATAACAATAAACGGTTTCTACCAGATTTTCAGCATATTTTCCTACGAAGTTTTTGAACTCTTCTGCAAAACTCTCACGAATGATAAATACAATCTTGTCAAATCCGGCATGAACAGCATCGTAAATGGTATAATGTAATAATGCTTTCTTGTGAGGCCCCAACGGAGTAATTTGCTTCAAGCTTCCGAAACGTGACCCCATGCCTGCGGCCATGATTAAAAGTGTAGTTTTATTTTTCATATCAGATGTATTTAAAGATACAGGCTTGAAGTCGTCGAATCGTTTACTTCAAGCCTGTGCTTAAATTATTTTTTCTTGTGAATATAACGGGCAAATACTTCCATGGCTTCGTATTCTGCCATACCTAATTTATTGTATATATTTGCCGTATTGCGATTGCGGTCCTCTGCTCTTTGCCAGAATTCCCGTGGGTCGTCTCCGGGGAATGCTGGACCGTTATTTTGTGAGCCGTGCTTGTAAATGGATTTCCGTTTGATGGAAAGTTCCGACGGACTGATGGGTACTGCCATATCTACTTTTTCGATTTCCCATTCCATCCAGGCTCCGCGATACCACCAGGTGTAACAGTCTTTAAACCATTCATCGTTGCATACAACATCGTAAGCCCGTAAAATGGCATCCAGGCAAACGCCATGTGTTCCGTGTGGGTCGGCTAAGTCTCCGGCTGCGTATATCTGATGTGGTTTTACTTCACGTAATAATTTGACAATAATATCGACATCTGCTTGTCCTAACGGATTCTTTTTTACAGAACCGGTTTCATAAAACGGTAAATTTAAGAAATGTACATGATTCTCGGGAATACCCAGGTAACGGTCTGCTCCACGGGCCTCTGCACGGCGAAGAGCTCCTTTAAAGGGAAGGAGTTCTGCCGGTTCGTCATCTTCCGGCTTCCGGTTGGCAATAATCTGTTTTACTTTTTCAAAAGCAGCATCCATGGTTTTTGTATCTCCGCCGACCAAACGGGTGAACGATGCCGCAATATCCATTTGCTGATAGATATAATCATCCAAAACGGCAATATTTCCGGATGTTTCATAAGCTACATGTACATCATGGCCTTGCTCTACCAGACGGGCAAAGGTACCTCCCATGGAAATAACGTCATCGTCCGGATGCGGACTGAAAATCAACACCCGTTTCGGATATGGATTTGCCCTTTCCGGACGGGTAGAGTCATCTGCATTCGGTTTTCCTCCCGGCCATCCGGTAATTGTATGTTGCAGGTCATTGAAAACTTGGATATTTACTTTATTGGCAGAACCGAAAGTTTTGATCAGATCGCTCATGCCGTAGTCCATATAGTCCTTGTTTTCAATTTTCAGGATGGGCTTATTGACTTTCTGACACAACCAGATAACAGCTTTGCGGATCAGTTTATCGTTCCACTCTACTTTGCTTACCAACCAGGGATGATTGGCTCTCGTCAATTCTTCTGCGGCTTTGTCGTCGATAAAAAATTGTACGTTCGGGTGGGTTTGCAGGAATGTGGCAGGAACCTTGTCACTGATACTGCCTTCTACTGTTTCTTGTATAATAGATGCTTTTTTCTCTCCCCATGCCAGTAAAACAATTCTTTTGGCTTTCATAATGATACCGACTCCCATAGTGATTGCCCGGGTCGGAACTTTATCTTTACCTCCGAAATCTCCGGCTGCATCATTAATGGTGATGTCGTTCAAATATACCATCCGGGTTTTGGACGTCAGTAAGGAACCCGGTTCGTTA
It encodes the following:
- a CDS encoding YifB family Mg chelatase-like AAA ATPase; the encoded protein is MLVKIFGGAINGIEATTITIEVNILWGAKFIIVGLPDNAVKESQQRVDSALREIGSRIPGKRIIVNMAPADVKKEGSAYDLPLAIGILAANEEIPTEGLEQFVIMGELSLDGTLLPVKGVLPISINAQTAGFTNMIVPYENANEASVVKGLKVYGFHHLREVISFLNGKDKGIPFIFDPAQTNIGDTELTACDFKDVKGQENVKRAMEIAAAGGHNMLMIGPPGSGKTMLARRLPGILPPMTTEESLETTKIHSVAGKLKRNSALISTRPFRSPHHTISDIALIGGGSFPRPGEISLACNGVLFLDELPEFKRSALEVMRQPLEDRKISVSRAKFSVEYPANFMLIASMNPCPCGYYTHPTKECSCTGQTIQRYLSKISGPLLDRIDIHIEVIPVELEKITGTQQGEPTKDIRERVIRARNIQNERFSPYPGIHSNAQMNSALLRKFCPLDTQCISLLKIAMQKFGLSARAYDRIIKLSRTIADLAGTGQITPHHIAEAIQYRCLDREAWGSRISYPT
- a CDS encoding UDP-2,3-diacylglucosamine diphosphatase, with the translated sequence MRLDKSTIQTDGKKIYFVSDAHLGASALNNNREREKRLIDWLESIKNECGTLFLLGDIFDFWFEYKRVVPKGFVRFLAKICEFTDGGIPVHFFTGNHDVWVFDYLTQECGVIVHTHDEIFEIDGKKFYIGHGDGLDPKDKGYLFIRKIFHNRFLQKCFRLIHPDWGIALAHKWSSHSRLKGNGKVEADKYRGAEQEDIELFARQQLQKEHYDYFIFGHRHLPLDISLGGNSHYINTGDWITWYSYAVFDGEKVVLISNQA
- a CDS encoding TlpA disulfide reductase family protein, producing MIKHIFGAAIVIFLLASCQSHNVEIKGTIKEADKQKVYLEQLNVDKTVVSDSAKTNRKGEFSFKINVTEPTFYNIRVGQKEHITLLAEPDKKIELSGTYNNLSNNYWVEGSEGSQWIKLLNFQLNRTQRALDSLRKIYEALPDEKANLAQRTAIAAEWDSVFMKQFRFSKDFIIKHAVSPASYYALYQTIGKDNFILTPENDLQSYKIVASSMMAMYPESQYTKALLAHYEQIKKNIQAMKMRELIVNSENDLPAIDLPDINGTNISLKSLKGKFIILDFIVLGTPESQAHINELKTIYNKYRNKGVEIYQVCLDQNQLLWEEYVRLYDIKWKCVRDPQALKSYVASIWNVQSIPANYIIDPKFDIVGKNLYGQRLSDRLQDVLK
- a CDS encoding TonB-dependent receptor, whose amino-acid sequence is MKYIFFVLCWWLAGTLSAQQLKGRVLEAGKDGNVGLPGANVYWLGIPGGVATDVDGNFAIEKRPNGRLIISFVGYASDTLEIGEKDHYIEVVLKAGHQLDEAKVFKRGQTTIMNTKSPVIEQVITGEELCKAACCNLGESFTTNASVDVSYADAVTGAKQIQLLGLNGKYVQMMTENMPNFRGVSVLYGLNYVPGPWMSAISVSKGVGSVTNGYEAIAGQISVDYKKPQGSEKFYVNLYGSDEEMFEFNMNGSIHLNDKWSTALLVHGDWMEKEHSMHHNGFLDMPKKAQYNLMNRWAYKTDAWFVQFGGKFLDENRLGGQKGFREEMRHQIGEGNLYGISINTRRYEGFLKVGYLMPQYENTSMALLVNYTDHDQESYYGGYEYDARQRSLFMNYIYQSIFGNNPNQKFSAGASFNYDNYDEIFGDYKRTENGLVKNTPVNPQREERVGGVFFQYTGTFWTKLTLMAGLRYDYHNLAGGFVTPRFHIAYMPDEMTTLKFSGGKGRRYAAVLAENAYLLASGRSVNVAGQLLSGRPGALKNLDMEEAWNFGVLLNRKFLLFDRLLNINLDYYRTDFSHQVVADNETRPGMINFYNLDGDSYSNCYQVEIRYELIPRFDIMGAYRYNDARITYSAPEGLRRVRTPLQSRYKGLINLSYYTNMKKWQFDFTTQFNGPGRLPGGNQQFESFQLMNAQVTKFFRKWSIYAGCENIGDFTQKHPIIAADAPWSVDFDASRIWGPIHGRKFYVGLRFGFDRD
- a CDS encoding heavy-metal-associated domain-containing protein, encoding MKAFKLFLVMAMVLGLASTVKAEKKEVKTVLYQVDLHCATCKAKVEKNIPYEKGVKDLDVNLEAKTVKVTFRGDKNTTEGIQKAIEKLGFKVTGSQTIDEPSKAATDGKKKDGKK
- a CDS encoding sugar phosphate nucleotidyltransferase — encoded protein: MKNKTTLLIMAAGMGSRFGSLKQITPLGPHKKALLHYTIYDAVHAGFDKIVFIIRESFAEEFKNFVGKYAENLVETVYCYQDMNKLPGGMPPIDREKPWGTAHAIWCAKDAINEPFAALNADDFYGSDAFIKAHDFLANNQDPKEFCLIGYRLASTLSENGTVSRGVCEVDKDRFLTAVTECTKIGTQADGTIKDEALGKVLHADDVVSMNFWGFTPTVFAEIEKQFVDFYPLNKDNLKSEFYIPKVVDQMLKEKAAKVKVIPTDAKWFGVTYKEDTPGVNAALAAFDKEGKYLDL
- the nagB gene encoding glucosamine-6-phosphate deaminase, with product MLMTTYIAKGEGADRFEKIPVQIYEAPATAVKAVAKEIAELIRKKAAKSEKCVLGLATGSSPIKLYDELIRMHKEEGLSFKNVITFNLDEYYPMAKESQQSYHYFMHHHLFDHIDIDPKNIHIPDGTLKSDKVEGFCKEYDKQIDEAGGIDIQVLGIGRTGHIGFNEPGSLLTSKTRMVYLNDITINDAAGDFGGKDKVPTRAITMGVGIIMKAKRIVLLAWGEKKASIIQETVEGSISDKVPATFLQTHPNVQFFIDDKAAEELTRANHPWLVSKVEWNDKLIRKAVIWLCQKVNKPILKIENKDYMDYGMSDLIKTFGSANKVNIQVFNDLQHTITGWPGGKPNADDSTRPERANPYPKRVLIFSPHPDDDVISMGGTFARLVEQGHDVHVAYETSGNIAVLDDYIYQQMDIAASFTRLVGGDTKTMDAAFEKVKQIIANRKPEDDEPAELLPFKGALRRAEARGADRYLGIPENHVHFLNLPFYETGSVKKNPLGQADVDIIVKLLREVKPHQIYAAGDLADPHGTHGVCLDAILRAYDVVCNDEWFKDCYTWWYRGAWMEWEIEKVDMAVPISPSELSIKRKSIYKHGSQNNGPAFPGDDPREFWQRAEDRNRNTANIYNKLGMAEYEAMEVFARYIHKKK